One genomic segment of Oenanthe melanoleuca isolate GR-GAL-2019-014 chromosome 5, OMel1.0, whole genome shotgun sequence includes these proteins:
- the FGF4 gene encoding fibroblast growth factor 4, translating to MPLPAALLPALLLGLLWPGAVRGRSPPGRLPAGLRQRRWDAALFARSVARLPSERRDAARDGDYLLGIKRLRRLYCNVGIGFHIQVLPDGRIDGIHSENRYSLLEISPVERGVVSIFGVKSGLFVAMNIKGKLYGSAHFNDECKFKEILLPNNYNAYESRIYPGMYIALSKNGRTKKGNKVSPTMTVTHFLPRI from the exons ATGCCTCTCCCCGCGGCGCTGCTGCCGgcgctgctcctggggctgctgtggccaGGGGCGGTGCGTGGCCGGTCACCCCCTGGTCGCCTCCCCGCCGGACTCCGCCAGCGCCGCTGGGACGCGGCTCTTTTCGCCCGCTCCGTCGCTCGCCTCCCGTCTGAGCGCCGCGATGCCGCCCGCGACGGCGACTACCTCCTGGGCATCAAACGGCTGCGGCGACTCTACTGCAACGTGGGCATCGGCTTTCACATCCAGGTCCTGCCCGACGGCCGCATCGATGGGATTCACAGCGAGAATCGATACA GTCTGCTGGAAATTTCTCCTGTGGAAAGAGGCGTGGTGAGCATATTTGGTGTCAAAAGTGGACTCTTTGTGGCCATGAATATCAAAGGCAAACTCTATGGATCT GCCCATTTCAATGATGAGTGCAAATTCAAAGAGATTCTCCTGCCAAACAACTACAATGCTTACGAATCCAGGATTTATCCCGGGATGTACATAGCCCTGAGCAAAAATGGAAGAACAAAGAAAGGCAATAAAGTATCTCCCACAATGACAGTGACACATTTTCTTCCTAGAATATGA